From Coturnix japonica isolate 7356 chromosome 1, Coturnix japonica 2.1, whole genome shotgun sequence, the proteins below share one genomic window:
- the SLC35E3 gene encoding solute carrier family 35 member E3 — MGWVPAQGRLAAGLLVNLAASICIVFLNKWLYVRLGFPNLSLTLVHFAITWLGLYLCQALGAFAPKSLRAAQVLPLALSFCGFVVFTNLSLQSNTIGTYQLAKAMTTPVIVLIQSLAYGKSFPLRIKLTLVPITLGVFLNSYYDVKFSALGTVFATLGVLVTSLYQVWVGAKQHELQVNSMQLLYYQAPMSSAMLLFIIPFFEPVFGEGGIFGPWTLSAVIMVLLSGVIAFMVNLSIYWIIGNTSPVTYNMFGHFKFCITLLGGCLLFKDPLSVNQGLGILCTLFGILAYTHFKLSEQENSKSKLVQRP; from the exons atgggctgggtgccgGCGCAGGGCCGGCTGGCGGCGGGGCTGCTGGTGAACCTGGCCGCCTCCATCTGCATCGTCTTCCTGAACAAGTGGCTGTACGTGCGGCTGGGCTTCCCCAACCTCAGCCTGACGCTGGTGCACTTCGCCATCACCTGGCTCGGCCTCTACCTCTGCCAGGCGCTCGGCGCCTTCGCCCCTAAGAGCCTGCGGGCCGCCCAGGTGCTGCCGCTGGCGCTCAGCTTCTGCGGCTTCGTCGTCTTCACCAACCTCTCGCTGCAGAGCAACACCATCGGCACCTACCAGCTGGCCAAGGCCATGACCACGCCGGTCATCGTGCTCATCCAGAGCCTGGCCTACGGCAAGAGCTTCCCGCTCCGCATCAAGCTCACCCTG GTGCCCATCACGCTCGGCGTGTTCCTCAACTCCTACTACGACGTGAAGTTCAGCGCCCTGGGCACGGTGTTCGCCACGCTGGGCGTCCTGGTCACGTCTCTCTATCAAGTG TGGGTCGGAGCAAAGCAGCATGAATTGCAGGTGAACTCCATGCAGTTGCTGTACTATCAGGCACCCATGTCCTCGGCCATGCTGCTGTTCATCATTCCTTTCTTTGAGCCAGTCTTCGGAGAAGGGGGTATATTTGGGCCCTGGACGCTTTCTGCTGTG ATCATGGTGCTGCTGTCTGGTGTGATAGCCTTCATGGTAAACTTGTCCATTTACTGGATCATTGGGAATACATCGCCTGTCAC ATACAACATGTTCGGACACTTCAAGTTCTGCATCACCCTGCTGGGAGGGTGCCTCTTGTTTAAGGACCCCTTGTCTGTTAACCAAGGCCTTGGCATTCTGTGCACGTTGTTTGGCATCTTAGCCTACACGCACTTCAAGCTTAGCGAGCAGGAAAACAGTAAGAGTAAATTGGTTCAGCGTCCATAA